In a genomic window of Nodosilinea sp. E11:
- a CDS encoding PilN domain-containing protein, with amino-acid sequence MYSLDINFLKDREVRVFEARPRARGPVVQGDRRPLYLGLAAALIPLALVGGYWAVTRNQINQLQARSIELDGELAQLQGQLQEISTIQGQIEAIRAENNAFVSVFNEIVPWSALLQDIRSRTPARIQIVSLNQGEGTTLETDPNTTPPRAGGIAIDGVACSYDDINDFALVLQRSPLLQSQTVAISQAQQQPTLLDPQTQGRCPGTAVGDADFLIDYTIGANITNTPASQLVDELERQGTVGLVSRLQALREKGVIE; translated from the coding sequence ATGTATAGTCTCGATATTAATTTCCTTAAAGACCGCGAGGTGCGGGTTTTTGAAGCTAGGCCTCGAGCCCGCGGTCCAGTCGTCCAGGGCGATCGCCGACCGCTGTATCTGGGTCTGGCGGCAGCGCTGATTCCGCTGGCGCTCGTGGGGGGCTACTGGGCCGTCACTCGCAACCAGATCAACCAGCTCCAGGCGCGCAGTATTGAGCTTGATGGTGAACTGGCTCAGCTCCAGGGGCAGCTCCAAGAGATCAGCACTATTCAAGGGCAAATTGAGGCTATTCGAGCCGAGAACAACGCCTTTGTGTCTGTCTTCAATGAGATCGTCCCTTGGTCGGCCCTGCTGCAAGATATTCGCAGCCGTACCCCCGCCCGCATTCAAATCGTTAGTCTTAACCAGGGGGAAGGCACCACCCTAGAGACTGACCCTAATACCACCCCACCCCGAGCTGGAGGCATTGCCATCGACGGCGTAGCCTGCTCCTACGACGACATCAACGACTTTGCCCTGGTGCTTCAGCGATCGCCCCTGTTGCAGTCCCAAACTGTTGCCATCAGCCAGGCCCAGCAGCAGCCCACCCTGCTCGACCCCCAAACCCAAGGCCGCTGCCCTGGTACCGCAGTAGGCGACGCTGACTTTTTAATTGACTACACCATTGGTGCAAACATCACCAACACCCCGGCCTCTCAGCTCGTCGATGAGCTAGAGCGCCAGGGCACCGTTGGTTTAGTGAGTCGCTTGCAGGCCCTACGAGAAAAAGGAGTAATCGAATGA
- the pilM gene encoding type IV pilus assembly protein PilM, which produces MDSLKAIFNRKPRGVGIELTPEKVNLAHIKKQGTALKLDTLASVELAEGIYEEGQILDTAAMADAIQMVLTESKLKVKQATTSIPGRAITRVIPVPAELDDDELREMVLNQEASLYLPFPREEADVDYQKLGYFVDEDGIEKVQVLLVAVRKDLTDPYIEVFQQAGLMLNVLETSSFALIRTIREQLRQFTPQEAAAVVDIEFESTEISIVVDGVPHFSRTVPIGTFQIQSALSRAMNLPPSRNTELLQGMTVPIQTMDTVGAPQMGNTNPGTTAMLRVLGELSDELRRSIDFYLNQGDDMEVAQLLLAGPGASIGQLDEFLAQRLSLPASQIDPISALALQVDEDIPPGQRAGLATVIGLGLREV; this is translated from the coding sequence GTGGATAGTCTCAAAGCCATTTTTAATCGCAAGCCTCGGGGTGTTGGCATTGAGCTGACCCCGGAAAAAGTTAACTTAGCCCACATCAAAAAGCAGGGGACAGCCCTCAAGCTAGACACCCTGGCCTCGGTAGAACTGGCGGAGGGCATCTATGAAGAAGGGCAGATCTTAGACACGGCTGCCATGGCCGACGCCATTCAAATGGTGCTGACCGAAAGCAAGCTGAAGGTTAAGCAAGCCACCACCTCAATTCCAGGCCGAGCCATTACCCGCGTGATTCCGGTGCCCGCCGAGCTCGACGATGACGAGCTGCGAGAAATGGTGCTTAACCAAGAAGCCAGTCTCTACCTGCCTTTTCCCCGGGAAGAAGCCGACGTAGACTACCAGAAACTTGGCTATTTCGTCGATGAAGACGGCATTGAGAAGGTGCAGGTGCTGCTGGTAGCCGTGCGCAAAGACCTCACCGATCCTTACATTGAGGTGTTTCAGCAGGCAGGGCTGATGCTCAACGTGCTAGAGACGTCGAGCTTTGCGCTAATTCGCACGATTCGCGAGCAGCTGCGCCAGTTCACCCCCCAAGAAGCCGCCGCCGTGGTCGATATCGAGTTTGAAAGCACCGAAATCTCCATCGTGGTAGATGGGGTACCCCACTTTTCGCGCACCGTGCCCATTGGCACCTTTCAAATTCAAAGCGCCCTCAGCCGCGCCATGAATCTGCCGCCCTCGCGCAATACTGAGCTACTCCAGGGCATGACTGTCCCCATTCAAACGATGGACACTGTAGGTGCGCCCCAGATGGGCAACACCAACCCTGGCACCACGGCCATGCTGCGGGTGCTGGGCGAACTGTCTGACGAACTGCGTCGCTCCATCGACTTCTACCTCAACCAGGGTGACGATATGGAGGTAGCCCAGCTACTGCTGGCGGGGCCAGGGGCGTCGATTGGCCAGCTCGACGAGTTTCTGGCCCAGCGGCTCAGTCTGCCCGCTAGCCAGATTGACCCCATTTCAGCCCTGGCCCTACAGGTCGATGAAGACATCCCTCCAGGGCAGCGAGCCGGGTTAGCAACGGTAATCGGTCTTGGCCTGCGGGAGGTATAG
- the purT gene encoding formate-dependent phosphoribosylglycinamide formyltransferase, translating to MTDPVTVLGTPLQDKAQRLLLLGSGELGREVALEAVRLGLEVVAVDRYDRAPAMALAHRRHVIDMLDGEALRRVVELERPSLIVPEVEAIATDTLVALEAEGWRIIPTARATQLTMNREGIRRLAAEALGLKTSPFRFASTEAEYLEAVAAIGLPCVVKPIMSSSGKGQSTVRQETEVLPAWKYAAEAGRGKSDRVIVEGFVPFDAEITLLTVRAIDGTHFCPPIGHRQESGDYCESWQPCALHPDTLAACQAMAKAVTDALGGWGLFGVELFIAGEADQPQTVYFSEVSPRPHDTGMVTLVSQHQSEFELHVRAIMGLPIGEISLVQPGASAVILAPGQSDHPCYSGLDQALQVPTSKVRLFGKPTAHPHRRMGVALALGDTVEQAKERAIACASAVQVIL from the coding sequence ATGACCGATCCTGTGACCGTTCTCGGTACCCCCCTGCAAGACAAGGCCCAGCGGCTGCTGCTGCTCGGCTCGGGAGAACTCGGTCGGGAGGTAGCTCTGGAGGCCGTGCGCCTGGGGCTGGAAGTGGTTGCCGTCGATCGCTACGATCGCGCCCCTGCCATGGCCCTAGCCCATCGTCGCCACGTAATCGACATGCTCGACGGCGAAGCGCTGCGGCGGGTAGTTGAGCTAGAGCGCCCCAGCCTGATTGTGCCGGAGGTGGAGGCGATCGCCACCGATACCCTGGTCGCTCTAGAGGCCGAGGGCTGGCGAATCATCCCCACCGCCCGCGCTACCCAGCTAACCATGAACCGTGAGGGCATTCGTCGCCTGGCGGCAGAAGCGCTGGGGCTAAAGACCTCACCCTTTCGCTTTGCCAGCACCGAGGCCGAGTATCTAGAAGCGGTGGCAGCCATTGGCTTGCCCTGCGTGGTCAAGCCGATCATGAGTTCGTCGGGCAAGGGGCAGAGCACCGTACGGCAAGAAACTGAGGTGTTACCCGCCTGGAAGTATGCGGCAGAAGCGGGCCGGGGCAAGAGCGATCGCGTCATCGTAGAAGGGTTTGTGCCCTTTGACGCTGAAATCACGCTGCTGACGGTGCGGGCGATCGACGGCACCCACTTCTGCCCTCCCATCGGCCACCGCCAGGAGTCTGGTGACTACTGTGAGTCGTGGCAGCCCTGTGCCCTGCACCCAGACACCCTAGCGGCCTGCCAAGCCATGGCCAAAGCCGTCACCGATGCCCTGGGCGGCTGGGGCCTATTTGGGGTCGAGCTATTTATTGCCGGAGAGGCAGATCAACCTCAGACTGTTTATTTTAGCGAGGTCAGCCCCCGCCCCCACGACACGGGCATGGTTACCCTGGTCAGCCAGCACCAGTCAGAATTTGAGCTGCATGTGCGGGCGATCATGGGCCTGCCCATTGGCGAGATTTCTCTGGTGCAGCCCGGTGCTTCGGCGGTAATTTTGGCCCCTGGCCAGAGTGACCATCCCTGCTACTCCGGCCTCGATCAGGCGCTTCAGGTGCCCACCAGCAAGGTACGGCTGTTTGGCAAACCTACGGCCCATCCTCACCGCCGCATGGGGGTAGCCTTAGCCCTGGGCGACACAGTGGAGCAGGCCAAAGAACGGGCGATCGCCTGTGCTAGCGCTGTGCAGGTCATCCTCTAG